GGATTGTGGCGTTTGGCGACCATGGCCGGCAGAAACAACGCCTTACGCACTCTGGCATTACCGGTCTTTGATAATCGGGTTTGACCGCGTAGGGTGCCGGAACGGTTATTTCTCGGCGTCAGCCCCGCATAGGCAGCTACCTGGCGCGCCGATTTGTAGCGACTGATGTCTTCGATTTCAGCCAGCAACTTGGTGGCGGTACGTTTGCCGATGCCGGGGATAGACTCCAACAGTTGGCATTGCTGCCTGAGATCCGGATGGCGATCGATATGATCATCAATCTGTTGCTCGGTGCGTTTGATTTCAGCATCAAGATGGGCCACCAGCTTGCGTAGCGACTTGAGCACATCTTTTGTAGTCGCCACCTCCAGTCGATTTACTTGTTGCTGGCGGGTCTCGAGCAGATTTTCGAGATGACGCGT
The window above is part of the Candidatus Saccharimonadales bacterium genome. Proteins encoded here:
- a CDS encoding IS110 family transposase, encoding MLLTLGIDISKDSFHVELSINHKLRHRRFANRKEGFAELGAWLIKHKATVVHACLEATGPYSEAVALYLHEQGHTVSIVNPAQIKAFGQSELLRNKDDRPDAGLIRRFCEKQQPAAWQPPPAHLRELQALTRHLENLLETRQQQVNRLEVATTKDVLKSLRKLVAHLDAEIKRTEQQIDDHIDRHPDLRQQCQLLESIPGIGKRTATKLLAEIEDISRYKSARQVAAYAGLTPRNNRSGTLRGQTRLSKTGNARVRKALFLPAMVAKRHNP